A segment of the Mangrovimonas sp. YM274 genome:
CAGCATATAACTCATCATTCACCTTTCCTAAAAAATCACCAGAATTCAAAATCTTAAAAATAAGACGGTCACCTTCATCACCATATTTTCCCATTAAGGTTTCAGAATTCTCAAAACTTGGCGTTTCTATAGGTTGGAACCCGAAGGTTTCAAAATTTGCCTTAATCGTATTGAAAATATAATTTCGTTTTGCCACCTCCATGGGGCCAAAATCTCTCGTACCTTTTGGTATTCCTGGTTTTTTTGCCATATCTAACGTTATTGAACCACAAAAATATTATAATTTTTACTGGCAGTCATAAGTTATTTCGATTTTATAGTAACTTTATTGGGTATTTAAAGTCTTATTATAACAAGACACCAATTATTGAATTCCTATTGAATGTTTTCACTGGCTAAAGAAAATTTTAAAATCGCTCTGGACTCCGTAAAAAGTCAAGTATTACGAACTGTTTTAACTGTGTTGATAATTGCCATTGGCATCACGGCTTTGGTGGGTATTTTAAGTGCTGTTTCCAATTTGGAAAACACCATCTCCAGCGATTTTTCTTCTATGGGCGCCAATACTTTCAACATTCAACGTTACGAATTTACGGTGCAGCGTCATGGCCGCAGGGAACGCCAAAAAATAAACCCAATTATCACCTATCGCAACGCCAAGGATTTTGAAGACCAATACAACTACCCGTACACCAAAACATCTATTTCGTTTTACGGCACTTCAAGTGCGGAAGTAAAATACGAAAATCAAAAAACAGATCCCGAAGTAGCGGTTATTGGGGCCAACGAACAGTACATCCAAAATTCAGGGCTTGAAATAGAGGACGGTCGTGATTTCAACTATTTTGATATTGAAAACAACAACAGTGTTTGCGTGATTGGGAGCGATCTTAAAAAAGCGCTGTTGGATAATGTCAACCCTATCAACCAAACCTTAAGCGTTCGCGGTGCTAAATTTAAGGTCATTGGGGTGCTTAAGTCTAAAGGATCTACATTTGGCAATAATCAAGACCTTAGAATGATTATTCCCCTTCAAAAAGCCAGAGGGATGTTTACCAATTCCGACATCAATTACAGTATTAGTGTCAAAACCGATAAGAATGATATGCTTGAAGGAGCGCAAGACTATGCGGTAAGCACCTTTAGAAATATCAGAAAACTGACCCCGGTTGAAGAAAATAACTTTGGCATTGAACGCAGCGATGACCTCTTGAACCGCATTGGCTCCATAACCACTTACCTTTACCTGGCAGCATGGATCATTAGTATCATTACCATTATAGGCTCTTCCATAGCCTTGATGAACATTCTGTTTGTTTCCGTTACTGAACGCACCCGTGAAATAGGAGTGCGAAAAGCCTTAGGCGCCAAGCGTAAAACCATCGCTTTCCAGTTTTTTATGGAAGCTATTCTTATTGGCCAAATGGGTGGTATTGTAGGTATCCTGCTGGGCAGCCTTATTGGCTTTATTTTTGCAAAAGTAGCCGACTTTAATTTTGTTATTCCATGGTTGGCAATGTTCTCGGCTTTTACCATAGCGTTTATTGTGGCTATTGTGGCAGGATTGCTTCCCGCCATAAAAGCCGCCAAACTAGATCCAATAGAATCTTTACGTTACGAATAGATTAGTTTATCAATTTATCAAAAAACTGATAAAGCTCTCCTTTGGTAATCACTCCGCCTTGTTGAATAAGCTTAAACTTGTCTAAAGCTTTATCATCGGAATACTCTTTTTTAGCATTCAGAAACTCTACGTCTTCGTCCATTAAGTTTTCACGTAACCAATTAAATCCATCTCTTGTGGTTAGGTCGATGGCATTCTTTAGTCTAATGGCAATAAGTTGCATGTGCTCTTCGGTACAATAAAACAGGTGGATTTGTTGTGGAGAAATATGTTCCAAATACACAACCTTTCCCAGAACCCCTTCCCAAACCAAATCACTGAACACATCCAGTTCCTGCTCTGCTACTTCTGGTTTGTTAGTTTTGATATCTGCCCATTCCTCTGCGGTAATGGATTGCGTTGCCAAAAAATTTATAAACTCTTGATGCAATTCTTCAAATTGCTCCTTGGTAAGCCTTGAATATTTCATGTGTAGATTTTATATAATTAAAAAGCCTCAATCCAAAGGGTTGAGGCTCTTTTGTAATATGATGTTGCGAATTATGCTTCAGCAATAACTTCGAATGGTAACTCTACAGTCACTTCACGGTGCAATCTTATCACTGCCTCGTATTTTCCTAATCTCTTAACAGAACCACCAATTACATTGATGAATTTCTTCTCGATAGTGTGACCTTCTTTTTGTAAAGCATCTGCCAAATCCATGTTGGTAACAGAACCAAACAATTTATCTCCAGCACCAGCCTTAGAAGCAATCTTGATTTCCAAAGCTTTCAAAGCCTCAGCAATTTTAGTAGCCTCGTCAACAATTTTCTTTTCTTTAAAAGCTCTTTGCTTTAAAGTCTCTGCCAATACTTTTTTAGCAGAAGCTGTAGCCATTACAGCAAATCCTTGAGGAATCAAAAAGTTTCTACCATAACCGTTCTTAACTGTTACAATATCGTCTTTAAATCCTAAATTTTCAACGTCTTGTCTTAATATAAGTTCCATAGTTATTGGTATTTTATTTTAATAAATCTGCTACATATGGCATCAACGCAAGGTGACGCGCTCTTTTTACAGCTACAGATACTTTTCTTTGGTATTTCAAAGAAGTTCCTGTTAAACGTCTTGGCAACAATTTACCTTGCTCGTTAACAAACTTCAATAAGAAATCTGGATCTTTGTAATCAACATACTTGATTCCTGACTTCTTGAAACGACAATATTTCTTCGTTTTGCTAGTATCGATGTTTAATGGAGTAAGATACCTGATCTCTCCATCCTTCTTTCCTTTTGCTTGTTGTTCAATTGAAGACATAATTTACGCTTTTTGTTTGTTTCTATTTCTTCTCTTTTCTGCCCAAGCAATTGCATGCTTGTCTAATTTCACGGTCAAGTAACGCATAAAACGCTCATCACGTCTGAACTCCAATTCTAGTGGAGAAATAACCTCACCTTCTACGGTGTACTCAAATAAGTGATAGAAACCACTCTTTTTGTTTTGAATTGGGTAAGCTAATTTTTTAAGCCCCCAATCTTCCTTGGCTATCATCTTTGCCCCTCTAGAAACAAGAAAATCTTCGTATTTCTCTACTGTTTCCTTTACCTGAGTCTCAGATAAAACGGGATTTAAGATGAAAACAGTTTCATAATGATTCATATAAAAATGTATTTATAATTAAAAATGGGTGCAAAAATAACCATTATTTCCAATACAAACAACATTTTCCCAATTAAAAAACCGTCTTTTACCTTCAATAAATTTTTGTTAAAAATAACGTTTTACCGATGTTTTTTGGTTTTTATCCGAATTTTTTGTACTATTGTCGATATCTTAACCTAAAACACAACAATGTTATGACTTTAAACTGTGTAGTAGTTGACGATTCTGCAATCCAGCGCTTATCCATCGTAAAGTTAATAGAGAACCATCCTTCTCTAAACCTAATTGCAGAGTACAGCAGTGCTTTAGAAACCAAAAATGGTTTAAACACACACAAAGTAGATTTAATCTTTTTGGACATCGAGATGCCCGTTTTGAATGGGTTTGAGTTATTGGACGTATTAAATAATAAGCCCCAAATTATTTTTGTGACCGGTAAAACCGAATATGCCTTTAAAGCTTTTAACTACGATGCTACCGACTACCTTCAAAAACCAATTACCAGAGAGCGCTTTAATATTTCTGTAGACAAGGCCATTGAACAGCACAAACTTAAAATGGACTTTAACGAAACTGACGGCGAACATATATTTGTAAAAAGTAACCTAAAAAAACGAAAAGTATATATTAAGGACATTAAGTGGATTGAAGCCCTTGGCGATTACGTTAAATTGGTAACCGAGGAAAACAGCTTAGTGGTACTTTCTACTATGAAAGCTTTTGAAAAAGAACTTCCAGAAGGCAAGTTTTTAAGGATTCACAAATCCTATATTGTAAACCTTGACAAAGTAGACCGCTTTAACAGTAAAAATGTAGAAGTTGGCGCTTATGAAATTCCATTAAGTAGAAACAAAAAAACGCAACTTGTAGATGCGTTAAATAATATTTAATAAGACAACTTCTCCTAACTTATGTTTAGGATAAGATTTTAATAATTGTCAACATTAAGAACTACTCTTACAGCCCTAAAATCTTTAACACTATTGAAGCTATTGTTTATTTTAACGATAGCTTCTTTTGTTTTTCCCAAAGACTGTTTTTGAGGAATTTTAACCAAAATGTTTTTATGGTAATTATTCCTAATTCTTGATACTGGCGGAAACTCTGGCCCCAACACATACTCCCCGAAAAATTGACGCAGTGATTTAGCATACCAATCAGCAGCCACATTAACGCGGTTATAATCCTTATGCTTTAAAGTAAGCTTTATCAGCCTATATATAGGAGGATATTTAAAATTATAGCGTTCATCCAATTGTTCCTTGTACATATCCAAATAACTATTGGTAGACACCTGTTGCAGTATTCTATGATGTGGATCGTAGGTTTGAATCAATACCTTACCACGTATATCCGTGCGGCCCGCCCTACCTGATACCTGCACCATAAGTTGATAACTGCGCTCATGCGCCCTAAAGTCTGGAAAGTTCAACAAATTATCGGCATTCATCACACCTACCAGCTTAACGTTCCTAAAATCGAGCCCCTTGGTAAGCATTTGGGTTCCCACCAAAATATCTACTTCCTGTTGTTCAAAAGCCGTGATGATTCTTTCGTACCCAAATTTCCCTCTAGTGGTATCCAAGTCCATCCGCCCTATTTTATGCTCTGGAAACAAAGCCTTTGCCTCCTCCTCTACCTGTTCGGTCCCAAAACCTTTACTATCCAATTCGGCACTTCCACAAGCTTGACAGGATTGAAGCATTGCCATATGGTAGCCACAATAATGACAACGCAATTCATTTTTATATTGGTGGTAGGTTAAACTCACATCGCAATTTGGACATTGCGGAGAATGTCCACAGGTATTACACTCTACAATTGGCGAAAAACCTCTGCGGTTTTGAAACAAGATTACCTGATGTCCTTCTGATAGGGTTTCCGTAATTTCTTCAATAAGCCGATCGCTAAAATGACCGTTCATCCGCTTGCGTTTATGCTTATCCTTGATATCTATCAATTCAATATCAGGCATCAGCACATTATTATAACGATGTGCCAACTCCACAAAACCATACTTACCCTGTTGGGCATTAAAATAACTCTCTAAACTTGGAGTAGCAGAACCCAACAACGTTTTTGCATGAAACAAACTTGCCAACACAATAGCTGTATCTCTTGCATGATAACGTGGAGAGGGATCAAACTGTTTAAAGGACGATTCATGTTCCTCGTCCACAATAATCAATCCTAACTTATGAAATGGCAACAATACCGATGACCGCGCACCCAATATAATTTGAGCTTTTGGAACGTTGTTCAAAACATTGTTCCAAACCTCAACGCGTTCATGCGATGAATATTTGGAATGAAACACCGAAACCTTCTCTCCAAAATAATCCTGAAGCCTATTGACCAACTGGGTAGTAAGTGCTATTTCAGGCAGCAGATACAGCACTTGCTTTCCTTGATCCACCATCTCCTCAATAAGCTTTACATAAATTTCCGTTTTACCGGAAGACGTCACCCCATGAAGCAGCGTGATATTTTGTGTTTCAAAGGCATCCTTTATCTCTCGTAATGCTGTTTCCTGATGAGTATTCAGATTTTTGGAAGCCATATTTTCGTCGCCTTCATATTGTACGCGATCCGTTTGAATATGGTATTCCTCAAAAATACCCTTGTCGATCAAAGCCTTCACTATAGCGGATGATGCCCCACTTTCTTCTGTCAGCTCCGTAACCTTAACGGGTTTTTGGGTTTTGGCCGAAAGCATAAATAAGCTCATAACCACTTCCCGTTGTTTTGGTGCCCTTGACAATTGCTCTAAAAGCTCTTTCAGATTATCTTCTGAAGTATGCGAAGCCCCAAGTTTCACATACCGCACCAATTTTGGCTTATACTTTTCATACACTTCTTCTTCTACGGAAATGATTTGTTTTTCCAACAACCTTTTAATAACCGGAAGGACATTCTTTCGATCCAAAATACTTTCCAAATCCTGAAGCTTTAAGGACGATTGATGTTGAAGGGCCTCGTACACCAAAAATTCATCATCCTTTAACAACGTATCATCTTCAATAATAGCGTCTCCTTTGGTTATTATGGTTTCGCTTTCCAAAATAAAAGCTCCGGGAAGGGCTGCCCGCATAACTTCCCCTAAGGTAGACAGATAATATTTGGCTATCCATTTCCAATGCTGAATCTGTGTTGCAGTTACAATAGGCTCTTCATCCAAAATTTGATGAATATCCTTTGCCTCATACGCTAAAGGTTTTTGAGTATGTACACGCAACACTATGGCTGTGTAAATTTTACTCTTCCCAAAAGGAACAGAAACCCGCATGCCTGGTTTCAAAAAGTTTGATTCAGCCTCCGTGATATGGTAGGTGAACTGCTTTTCCAAAGGAATCGGTAATATGACATCAATAAAATGTGACATTTAAACACTTTTCTTTAAACGGTTGATGGTTGCGTTAAGCTCGTAGCCCAACAACAAAATATTGGAATTCAACCACAGGTAAAAAAGAAGAATCAACAAAGCTCCAATTGACCCGTAGAGCTCATTATATTGCGAAAAGTTTTCTATGTAAATACCAAACAGATAGGAATTCAAAATAATGAGTAAGGTTGTAAACAACGCCCCCACCGAAAAGAACTTTGAAGACTTCCCCTCTTTGGTTCCAAAATAATACAGTACAGCTGTTGCTAAGTATACCATTAATACAAAAAAGACATATTTGGCAACAATCAACCAAGTTACATTACTCTCTTTAGGCGCCAATCCTTGCTCATGCAAACTATCCAACAAGGGTTGGATGATATAAATTTCAAAATACCCAAAAATAGCGACTGTAATAATTAACAACAACCCCAAGATTAAAGCTACACCCACCGCCAACAAGTACTGTCTAAACACGCTTCTGGTTAGCTGTTCGTGATACGAGCTTTCAAAGCCAGAAAATACAGCACTTACACCATTGGCCATAAGCATGATGGACAGCAGAAACACCGACGACAGCAACCCACCGCGCTCAGTGTTTTCAATATTACCAAAAATATTGGCAAAGAAAAAATCGGAAGTTTGTGGCGGTAAAAAAGACTCCAAAAACATCAAAAACTCCTCTCTAAACCCATCAATAGGAATATGGGGTATCAGAATCAAAATAAACAGTAAAAATGGAAATATAGCAGTGAAAAAACTAAAGGCAATGGCACTTGCCCTCGAGGTAACTGCTCCCTTTACAATTCCAGTAATATAGAGTTTTAACAGGTCGTATAATGTCAATCCTTCTAAGGCGGGAAGCTGGATTTTTTTCAATAACCGCATAAGAGTACTTATTACAGGAATTGACTCTAGCTTTTCTTCTAAGGATTTGGTCATTGACTAAATTATTGTTTACTTAATTTTGAAGCAACCTCAATTACTCTACCGCCTTTAAACTTAGGTCCATGTTATTAACCGAATGTGTCAAGGCTCCAGAAGAAATATAATCTACACCGCATAGGGCATACTCTCTAATAGTAGCTTCGGTAATCCCTCCGGAAGACTCGGTTAAGCATACATCTCCAATCATTTCGACAGCCTTTCTGGTATCTTCGTAATTAAAGTTATCGATTAAAATTCGATAAATCCCTTCGTTTTGGAGAATTTCCCTTATTTCATCCAGATTCCTAGCTTCTACAATAATTTTCAAATCCCTATCGGTATCTTCCAAATATTGCCTTGTTTTAGTAATGGCCTTGGTAATGCCGCCCGCAAAATCAATATGATTGTCCTTCAACATAATCATGTCATACAAAGCGAAACGATGGTTTTCGCCTCCTCCAATTTTCACGGCCCACTTTTCCAAAGCACGAATTCCTGGAGTAGTTTTTCTGGTATCCAACAATTTGGTTTTGGTCCCCTCCAATAAATCTACATATTTTTTTGTTTTGGTGGCTATGGCACTCATGCGTTGCATGGCATTAAGCACTAAACGCTCTGCTTTTAAAATAGACTGTGAAGATCCCTCTACATAAAACACCACATCCCCTTTTTGCACCGTTCGACCGTCCTTGATAAAGGTTTTTACAGACAAGTTTTTATCCACACTTTTAAAGACCATTTTAGCAAAGTCCACACCTGCTATAATGCCATTGTCCTTCACCAAAAGTTTCGCCTTCCCCCTTGCTGTAATTGGTATACAGGCCAAAGAACTATGATCCCCATCTCCCACATCCTCTCGAATGGCATTGGTAATAATCAACTCTAATTCTTTATTAAATTGCGCCTTGGAAATCATGATTGCTATATTTTATGCTAAAATAAGAATAGATTTCCGATAATGGAATTCCCAATACAGATTTCAATTCACAATCTTTAGTTGTAATTTTGCGGTATGACCATAAAACTTTTAGCCATAGGGAAAACCGATTCTAAGGACTTGCAATCCCTAATCAACGATTACGAAAAACGTTTGGGGTTCTACATTAAATTTGACCTAGACATCATTCCAGACCTTAAAAAAGTAAAACACCTCAGCGAAGCCCAACAAAAACAAAAAGAAGGCGAACTGATTTTAAGCAAGCTTCAGCCTACCGATGTATTAATTTTGTTGGATGAAAACGGAAAGCAACTGGACTCCGTAGGGTTTTCAGAATACCTTCAAAAACATATGAATTCTGGGATTAAGCAATTAGTATTTGTAATTGGTGGGCCTTATGGTTTTTCGCCTGAAGTGTATCAAAAAGCACAAGGCAAGGTTTCCCTATCCAAAATGACCTTTTCACATCAAATGGTACGCTTGTTTATGATTGAACAGCTGTATAGAGCCTTTACCATCCTAAAAAACGAACCCTATCACCACCGCTAAGCTCAATCTGTCTCCCAGCCAAAGGTTGTTTGGAACACATAATCATTGGTAGAAGCTCCTTCAACAGGTTTGCTATCATAATTATAGGTAAGTCCCATTTTTATAAACAAATTAAATGGCAAGTCGTATTTTCCTGTAATGTTTAAATCTGTACGGAATCGATTCTTTTCCGTTAAACTGGGATACCCGGTTACATTGGTGTATAAGTCAAAATCATCGAAGTCGAATAAATTGGCTTCTACCGCTAAAAACGCCTCCAAACTGTTCCTGTTACTAATCGCTGGATCTGTATAACGCTCGTTGTTCCATGCCAATCCCCCACCTGAAGCCAAGTACATTCTGTTGGAATGGATGATATATTTCCCTATACCACCTTGAACAGCGGTACGAAGTTTTAATTTCTGTTCGTCATTGGAAAGGAAATTTGCAGAAGCCAAGGCAAACCAGTCCTTTTTAAGGAAATAACGGGATCCTAAAGTAGCATCGGTACGAATAGTCGACTCCACATTATCCTGACTACTACTCACCCTATTGTATCCCCCGTTAAAAAACCATTTGCTTCCCGTATAGGAAATTTTGCTATTAACGGCTAATTGCGCCAAATTATTCACCTTAGTAAAGTTGAATCCTACTGAAACCTCTGCATCTACTCTTGAAATGAAATCGGATTCCACCTCCTTAAAATAAACAATCTCATCCACTTTAACTGTAATGGATTCTGTTTCACTCACCAAAAGGACTTCATCAGGGTCGTCCTCAGACATTTTTATAGATCCATTAAAACGTGTACCGTTGGAAAGATTGATTAAAAAAAGCTGCATGCTTTTTACTTCTTTAACATGCAGCCATTTTATTCTAAAATCGTCTTTACTATAATCAGTTTCTATGGTCAATACCCCATTGTTCATTTCCTTCATAGTCCCAACAAGTGTATTGTTGTTCTTTAAAACAATGGTGTCGTTTTGTGCATTGAGTTGCAGTATCGCAACTATAAAGACCACAAAAGAGCAGAGTACTTTTTGTTTCATACGAGGCTTTGGATTTTTAACTAATTAATAATTAAGTCTAATATAGACAAAATCACTCACCTCACGAAATCAATAAGTTGCAAAAACTTGCTTTCTTTTTTTTAGCTGTTTTTCCAAATCACCAATAGTTTCTTTAACCGCCATTTCAAAATTCCTTTCAGTTGAAGAAGCAAAAATTCTTGGACCAGGTAAACTCAATTCCATATTACAAATTTTCCAATGTTTTTGATGATTGTTATCTTCTTTAAAAGAAACACTGCAATTGATTACCCAATCATATTTTTTTGCTAATCCTTCAAGTTTTTTAATTGTGTAAGTAGATAAAGAATTGCTGTTATCTAGATTTACGTATTGAATTTTGATTTTCATGATTGTGGCTTTTAAGGGTTAAACATATTGCAATTTACAGCCCTTAAACCAAACAAAATATGACCACCATCATAGTTACCAAATTACTCCAATCCTAAACTTTTTATATACGCTTCGTTGTTTGAAGGTCTTCCCAAAAACTCTTCCACAGCACTTACCACATCGCGTTGACTACCATTGGATAAGATCAACTTTCTATAGCGAACGCCCGTTTCTTGATCTGTCAAACCATTTTTCTCAAAAAGGGTAAACATATCTTGAGCGTATACTTCAGACCATAAATATCCGTAATAGTAAGTTGGGTGAGTGTTCACGTGAATCCAACTTCCTTGCGGATGTGTTCCTTCAACATACCAATCCATAACACCCATTTGTTTGTCGATATTCTTCCAAATCTCATCCGTATTTACAGGGTTGGCAGGATCGTATTTGTCATAAAGGTTCATGTCGTAGATACACTTTCTCAACATAGACTGTGCATTCAAACCAGAAGACACATTTTGGGAGGCTTTCATGTTATCAAACAACTCCTTAGGGAATACTTCTCCTGTTTTGTAATGTTTCGCAAAAGAACTCAACATCTCATAATTTCCAATCCAGTTTTCAAAGATTTGCGACATTGCTTCCA
Coding sequences within it:
- a CDS encoding YihY/virulence factor BrkB family protein, coding for MTKSLEEKLESIPVISTLMRLLKKIQLPALEGLTLYDLLKLYITGIVKGAVTSRASAIAFSFFTAIFPFLLFILILIPHIPIDGFREEFLMFLESFLPPQTSDFFFANIFGNIENTERGGLLSSVFLLSIMLMANGVSAVFSGFESSYHEQLTRSVFRQYLLAVGVALILGLLLIITVAIFGYFEIYIIQPLLDSLHEQGLAPKESNVTWLIVAKYVFFVLMVYLATAVLYYFGTKEGKSSKFFSVGALFTTLLIILNSYLFGIYIENFSQYNELYGSIGALLILLFYLWLNSNILLLGYELNATINRLKKSV
- a CDS encoding DUF481 domain-containing protein — its product is MKQKVLCSFVVFIVAILQLNAQNDTIVLKNNNTLVGTMKEMNNGVLTIETDYSKDDFRIKWLHVKEVKSMQLFLINLSNGTRFNGSIKMSEDDPDEVLLVSETESITVKVDEIVYFKEVESDFISRVDAEVSVGFNFTKVNNLAQLAVNSKISYTGSKWFFNGGYNRVSSSQDNVESTIRTDATLGSRYFLKKDWFALASANFLSNDEQKLKLRTAVQGGIGKYIIHSNRMYLASGGGLAWNNERYTDPAISNRNSLEAFLAVEANLFDFDDFDLYTNVTGYPSLTEKNRFRTDLNITGKYDLPFNLFIKMGLTYNYDSKPVEGASTNDYVFQTTFGWETD
- the priA gene encoding primosomal protein N', producing MSHFIDVILPIPLEKQFTYHITEAESNFLKPGMRVSVPFGKSKIYTAIVLRVHTQKPLAYEAKDIHQILDEEPIVTATQIQHWKWIAKYYLSTLGEVMRAALPGAFILESETIITKGDAIIEDDTLLKDDEFLVYEALQHQSSLKLQDLESILDRKNVLPVIKRLLEKQIISVEEEVYEKYKPKLVRYVKLGASHTSEDNLKELLEQLSRAPKQREVVMSLFMLSAKTQKPVKVTELTEESGASSAIVKALIDKGIFEEYHIQTDRVQYEGDENMASKNLNTHQETALREIKDAFETQNITLLHGVTSSGKTEIYVKLIEEMVDQGKQVLYLLPEIALTTQLVNRLQDYFGEKVSVFHSKYSSHERVEVWNNVLNNVPKAQIILGARSSVLLPFHKLGLIIVDEEHESSFKQFDPSPRYHARDTAIVLASLFHAKTLLGSATPSLESYFNAQQGKYGFVELAHRYNNVLMPDIELIDIKDKHKRKRMNGHFSDRLIEEITETLSEGHQVILFQNRRGFSPIVECNTCGHSPQCPNCDVSLTYHQYKNELRCHYCGYHMAMLQSCQACGSAELDSKGFGTEQVEEEAKALFPEHKIGRMDLDTTRGKFGYERIITAFEQQEVDILVGTQMLTKGLDFRNVKLVGVMNADNLLNFPDFRAHERSYQLMVQVSGRAGRTDIRGKVLIQTYDPHHRILQQVSTNSYLDMYKEQLDERYNFKYPPIYRLIKLTLKHKDYNRVNVAADWYAKSLRQFFGEYVLGPEFPPVSRIRNNYHKNILVKIPQKQSLGKTKEAIVKINNSFNSVKDFRAVRVVLNVDNY
- a CDS encoding DUF6495 family protein, whose protein sequence is MKYSRLTKEQFEELHQEFINFLATQSITAEEWADIKTNKPEVAEQELDVFSDLVWEGVLGKVVYLEHISPQQIHLFYCTEEHMQLIAIRLKNAIDLTTRDGFNWLRENLMDEDVEFLNAKKEYSDDKALDKFKLIQQGGVITKGELYQFFDKLIN
- the nadC gene encoding carboxylating nicotinate-nucleotide diphosphorylase; translation: MISKAQFNKELELIITNAIREDVGDGDHSSLACIPITARGKAKLLVKDNGIIAGVDFAKMVFKSVDKNLSVKTFIKDGRTVQKGDVVFYVEGSSQSILKAERLVLNAMQRMSAIATKTKKYVDLLEGTKTKLLDTRKTTPGIRALEKWAVKIGGGENHRFALYDMIMLKDNHIDFAGGITKAITKTRQYLEDTDRDLKIIVEARNLDEIREILQNEGIYRILIDNFNYEDTRKAVEMIGDVCLTESSGGITEATIREYALCGVDYISSGALTHSVNNMDLSLKAVE
- the rlmH gene encoding 23S rRNA (pseudouridine(1915)-N(3))-methyltransferase RlmH; its protein translation is MTIKLLAIGKTDSKDLQSLINDYEKRLGFYIKFDLDIIPDLKKVKHLSEAQQKQKEGELILSKLQPTDVLILLDENGKQLDSVGFSEYLQKHMNSGIKQLVFVIGGPYGFSPEVYQKAQGKVSLSKMTFSHQMVRLFMIEQLYRAFTILKNEPYHHR
- a CDS encoding HPF/RaiA family ribosome-associated protein; this translates as MKIKIQYVNLDNSNSLSTYTIKKLEGLAKKYDWVINCSVSFKEDNNHQKHWKICNMELSLPGPRIFASSTERNFEMAVKETIGDLEKQLKKRKQVFATY
- the rpsR gene encoding 30S ribosomal protein S18, whose translation is MSSIEQQAKGKKDGEIRYLTPLNIDTSKTKKYCRFKKSGIKYVDYKDPDFLLKFVNEQGKLLPRRLTGTSLKYQRKVSVAVKRARHLALMPYVADLLK
- a CDS encoding LytTR family DNA-binding domain-containing protein; translation: MTLNCVVVDDSAIQRLSIVKLIENHPSLNLIAEYSSALETKNGLNTHKVDLIFLDIEMPVLNGFELLDVLNNKPQIIFVTGKTEYAFKAFNYDATDYLQKPITRERFNISVDKAIEQHKLKMDFNETDGEHIFVKSNLKKRKVYIKDIKWIEALGDYVKLVTEENSLVVLSTMKAFEKELPEGKFLRIHKSYIVNLDKVDRFNSKNVEVGAYEIPLSRNKKTQLVDALNNI
- the rpsF gene encoding 30S ribosomal protein S6, with product MNHYETVFILNPVLSETQVKETVEKYEDFLVSRGAKMIAKEDWGLKKLAYPIQNKKSGFYHLFEYTVEGEVISPLELEFRRDERFMRYLTVKLDKHAIAWAEKRRNRNKQKA
- a CDS encoding ABC transporter permease translates to MFSLAKENFKIALDSVKSQVLRTVLTVLIIAIGITALVGILSAVSNLENTISSDFSSMGANTFNIQRYEFTVQRHGRRERQKINPIITYRNAKDFEDQYNYPYTKTSISFYGTSSAEVKYENQKTDPEVAVIGANEQYIQNSGLEIEDGRDFNYFDIENNNSVCVIGSDLKKALLDNVNPINQTLSVRGAKFKVIGVLKSKGSTFGNNQDLRMIIPLQKARGMFTNSDINYSISVKTDKNDMLEGAQDYAVSTFRNIRKLTPVEENNFGIERSDDLLNRIGSITTYLYLAAWIISIITIIGSSIALMNILFVSVTERTREIGVRKALGAKRKTIAFQFFMEAILIGQMGGIVGILLGSLIGFIFAKVADFNFVIPWLAMFSAFTIAFIVAIVAGLLPAIKAAKLDPIESLRYE
- the rplI gene encoding 50S ribosomal protein L9 encodes the protein MELILRQDVENLGFKDDIVTVKNGYGRNFLIPQGFAVMATASAKKVLAETLKQRAFKEKKIVDEATKIAEALKALEIKIASKAGAGDKLFGSVTNMDLADALQKEGHTIEKKFINVIGGSVKRLGKYEAVIRLHREVTVELPFEVIAEA